A single genomic interval of Streptomyces graminofaciens harbors:
- a CDS encoding class I SAM-dependent methyltransferase — MSRQVDEQIVGRFPVGQRLRVLDVGMGQGTQALHLARAGHQVTGIEREPKLIAVAREKLAAEPEGIRGRVRIVEGDGRDTGVHFLPGSFDVVLCHGVLMYVEEPDALLAGLARMLAPGGLLSLLVRNGDALAMRPGLAGDWAGTLGAFDTTAYRNRLGLDVRADRLGALTATLAGIGAPLHAWYGVRVFTDLASDDAAVPADLEALLAAEERAGRTDPYRQVAALLHLCGVRG; from the coding sequence GTGTCGCGGCAGGTCGACGAGCAGATAGTGGGCCGGTTCCCGGTCGGGCAGCGGCTGCGGGTGCTCGACGTCGGTATGGGGCAGGGCACTCAGGCGCTGCATCTGGCGCGGGCCGGGCATCAGGTGACCGGCATCGAGCGGGAGCCGAAGCTGATCGCCGTGGCCCGGGAGAAGCTCGCCGCCGAGCCCGAGGGCATCCGGGGCCGGGTGCGGATCGTCGAGGGCGACGGCCGGGACACCGGTGTGCACTTCCTGCCGGGCAGTTTCGACGTGGTGCTCTGCCATGGCGTGTTGATGTACGTCGAGGAGCCGGACGCGCTGCTGGCGGGGCTCGCCCGGATGCTCGCGCCCGGGGGACTGCTGTCGCTGCTGGTGCGCAACGGCGACGCGCTCGCCATGCGGCCCGGGCTGGCCGGGGACTGGGCGGGGACGCTGGGCGCCTTCGACACCACCGCGTACCGGAACCGGCTGGGGCTCGATGTACGGGCGGACCGGCTGGGGGCACTCACGGCGACGCTCGCGGGGATCGGGGCGCCGCTGCACGCGTGGTACGGGGTGCGGGTGTTCACCGATCTCGCCTCGGACGACGCGGCCGTGCCCGCTGACCTGGAGGCGCTGCTGGCCGCGGAGGAGCGGGCCGGGCGGACGGATCCCTATCGGCAGGTGGCGGCGTTGCTGCATCTGTGCGGGGTGCGGGGCTGA
- a CDS encoding bifunctional adenosylcobinamide kinase/adenosylcobinamide-phosphate guanylyltransferase, giving the protein MELTLLGTGAPAGLPRPDCPCAACATALGPAARGATALLVDGTLLLDLTPGAALAAARAGHTLAGVRQVLLSHPHHGPAMEVPAGLPQPGRVPDGRELALLTGHRVRALALDAPGTGYEVTGPDGQRLLYLPPGAAPAGLEEQSVEPYGMVLADVVGRPDALARLRAVGAIGATTDVVAVHLDHDVPPGAELPRRLAAAGARAVPDGVTLTVGVYEDVPDVPRRTLVLGGARSGKSVEAERRLEAFPDVLYVATGGTRNGDGEWAARVAAHRERRPGSWRTAETCDLVPLLKDDDGAPLLVDCLSLWLTDAMDAVGAWDDAEWAGGGERALRARVTELCAAVRQTRRTVVAVSNEVGSGIVPATASGRRYRDELGRLNAAFAQECEHVLLVVAGQALPLR; this is encoded by the coding sequence GTGGAACTGACTCTGCTCGGCACCGGCGCACCCGCCGGTCTCCCCCGTCCCGACTGCCCGTGCGCGGCGTGCGCAACGGCGCTCGGTCCCGCCGCGCGCGGGGCGACCGCGCTCCTTGTGGACGGCACACTGCTGCTCGACCTCACGCCGGGCGCCGCCCTCGCGGCCGCGCGCGCCGGTCACACGCTGGCCGGCGTACGGCAAGTGCTGCTCTCCCATCCGCACCACGGGCCCGCCATGGAGGTCCCGGCGGGGCTGCCGCAGCCCGGGCGGGTGCCGGACGGGCGGGAGTTGGCGCTGCTGACCGGGCACCGGGTGCGGGCGCTGGCGCTGGACGCGCCCGGGACGGGGTACGAGGTGACCGGGCCGGACGGGCAGCGGTTGCTGTATCTGCCGCCGGGGGCCGCGCCCGCCGGGCTGGAGGAGCAGTCGGTCGAGCCGTACGGCATGGTGCTCGCCGATGTGGTGGGGCGGCCGGACGCCCTGGCACGACTGCGGGCGGTGGGGGCGATCGGGGCGACGACCGATGTCGTCGCCGTGCATCTCGACCACGACGTGCCGCCGGGGGCCGAACTGCCGCGGCGGCTCGCGGCTGCCGGGGCGCGGGCCGTGCCGGACGGGGTGACGCTGACGGTGGGGGTGTACGAGGACGTGCCCGATGTGCCGCGCAGGACGCTCGTGCTCGGTGGGGCGCGGTCCGGGAAGTCGGTGGAGGCGGAGCGGCGACTGGAGGCGTTCCCGGACGTGCTGTACGTGGCGACGGGCGGGACGCGGAACGGGGACGGGGAGTGGGCGGCGCGGGTGGCCGCGCATCGGGAGCGGCGGCCGGGGTCCTGGCGTACCGCCGAGACCTGCGATCTCGTACCGCTGCTGAAGGACGACGACGGGGCGCCGCTGCTCGTCGACTGTCTGTCGCTGTGGCTGACGGACGCCATGGACGCGGTGGGGGCGTGGGACGACGCCGAGTGGGCGGGCGGCGGTGAGCGGGCGTTGCGGGCGCGGGTGACCGAGTTGTGCGCCGCCGTGCGGCAGACCCGCCGTACGGTCGTGGCCGTGTCGAACGAGGTGGGGTCCGGGATCGTGCCCGCCACCGCCTCCGGACGCCGCTACCGGGACGAACTCGGGCGACTGAACGCCGCGTTCGCACAGGAGTGCGAGCATGTGCTGCTGGTGGTGGCGGGGCAGGCGCTGCCGCTGCGGTGA
- a CDS encoding leucyl aminopeptidase, with product MTALTLSTAAASGLRADAIVVGVAKGAKGPVVAPGAEAVDKAYDGKLAGVLQTLGASGAEGEVTKLPAPSGFKAPLVVAVGLGAEPEKDGSFGAESLRRAAGAAARALTGTKKAAFALPLGDASDVGAVAEGALLGAYSFDAYKDTGKDTKSKNGKAPLAEVALLGAKPRDRAHKAAAERAVAVSEELNRARDLINTPPNDLDPEAFAAVAQAAAKEHGIKVQVLDEKALEKGGYGGILGVGAGSAAAPRLVKLSYTSANATKHLAFVGKGITYDSGGISLKPAGHNETMKCDMSGAAAVFAAVVAAARLGLEVNVTGWLALAENMPSGSATRPGDVLRMYSGKTVEVLNTDAEGRLVLADALAKASEDKPDAIVDVATLTGAMMLALGNRTFGIMANDDAFRSAVHEAAEEVGEAAWPMPLPDHLRKGMDSPTADIANMGERYGGGLVAGLFLKEFVGEGITWAHLDIAGPAFNESGPFGYTPKGGTGSAVRTLVRLAELTAAGDLG from the coding sequence GTGACTGCTCTCACTCTCAGCACCGCCGCCGCGTCGGGCCTGCGTGCCGACGCGATCGTCGTCGGTGTCGCGAAGGGTGCCAAGGGCCCGGTCGTCGCACCGGGCGCCGAGGCCGTGGACAAGGCGTACGACGGCAAGCTGGCCGGCGTCCTGCAGACCCTCGGTGCCTCGGGCGCCGAGGGCGAGGTGACGAAGCTGCCCGCCCCGTCCGGCTTCAAGGCACCGCTCGTCGTGGCGGTCGGCCTGGGAGCCGAGCCGGAGAAGGACGGCTCGTTCGGCGCCGAGTCGCTGCGCCGGGCGGCCGGTGCCGCGGCCCGCGCGCTGACCGGCACGAAGAAGGCCGCGTTCGCGCTGCCGCTCGGCGACGCCTCCGACGTCGGCGCCGTCGCGGAGGGCGCGCTGCTCGGCGCGTACTCGTTCGACGCCTACAAGGACACCGGCAAGGACACCAAGTCGAAGAACGGCAAGGCGCCGCTCGCCGAGGTCGCCCTGCTGGGCGCCAAGCCCCGCGACCGCGCCCACAAGGCCGCCGCGGAGCGGGCCGTCGCCGTGTCCGAGGAACTGAACCGCGCCCGCGACCTGATCAACACCCCGCCGAACGACCTCGACCCCGAGGCGTTCGCCGCCGTCGCCCAGGCCGCGGCCAAGGAGCACGGCATCAAGGTGCAGGTGCTCGACGAGAAGGCGCTGGAGAAGGGCGGCTACGGCGGCATCCTCGGCGTCGGCGCGGGCTCCGCCGCCGCTCCCCGCCTGGTGAAGCTGTCGTACACCTCCGCCAACGCGACGAAGCACCTGGCGTTCGTCGGCAAGGGCATCACCTACGACTCGGGCGGCATCTCGCTCAAGCCCGCCGGGCACAACGAGACGATGAAGTGCGACATGAGCGGTGCCGCCGCCGTGTTCGCCGCGGTCGTCGCCGCCGCGCGCCTCGGCCTGGAGGTCAACGTCACGGGCTGGCTCGCCCTCGCCGAGAACATGCCGTCCGGCTCCGCCACCCGCCCGGGTGATGTGCTGCGCATGTACAGCGGCAAGACCGTCGAGGTCCTCAACACCGACGCGGAGGGCCGGCTGGTGCTGGCCGACGCGCTCGCCAAGGCGTCCGAGGACAAGCCGGACGCGATCGTCGACGTGGCGACCCTGACCGGCGCGATGATGCTGGCGCTGGGCAACCGCACGTTCGGGATCATGGCCAACGACGACGCGTTCCGCTCCGCGGTGCACGAGGCGGCGGAGGAGGTCGGCGAGGCGGCCTGGCCGATGCCGCTGCCGGACCACCTGCGCAAGGGGATGGACTCCCCGACCGCCGACATCGCGAACATGGGTGAGCGGTACGGCGGCGGGCTGGTCGCCGGCCTGTTCCTCAAGGAGTTCGTGGGCGAGGGCATCACCTGGGCGCACCTGGACATCGCGGGGCCGGCGTTCAACGAGAGCGGGCCGTTCGGATACACGCCCAAGGGTGGAACGGGGTCCGCTGTGCGGACTCTGGTGCGGCTGGCCGAGCTCACGGCGGCGGGCGACCTCGGCTGA
- a CDS encoding endo alpha-1,4 polygalactosaminidase: protein MSRVLAVLALLFLVAGCTSAPEDKPGGELWRPKPGTDWQWQLGGRLDTSIDVPVYDIDGFDHSADTVAELHDDGRKAICYLSTGAWEDWRPDADEFPESVIGRSNGWDGERWLDIRETEILEPLMAARLDMCEEKGFDAVEPDNMDGYVNRTGFPLKAADQLRYNRLIARLAHERGMSVGLKNDMDQIPELVDDFDFAVNEQCAQYDECDDMTPFIEADKAVFHVEYELRTSEFCPEARRLKLSSMLKKYELGVWRKAC from the coding sequence ATGAGTCGCGTCCTCGCCGTCCTCGCCCTTCTGTTCCTGGTCGCGGGGTGCACGAGCGCACCCGAGGACAAGCCCGGAGGCGAGCTCTGGCGGCCGAAGCCCGGCACGGACTGGCAGTGGCAGCTGGGCGGCCGCCTCGACACCTCCATCGACGTACCGGTGTACGACATCGACGGCTTCGACCATTCCGCCGACACCGTCGCCGAACTGCACGACGACGGCCGCAAGGCCATCTGCTATCTGTCCACCGGCGCCTGGGAGGACTGGCGCCCCGACGCCGACGAGTTCCCCGAGTCGGTCATCGGCAGGAGCAACGGCTGGGACGGCGAGCGCTGGCTCGACATCCGGGAGACCGAGATCCTCGAACCCCTCATGGCGGCCCGCCTCGACATGTGCGAGGAGAAGGGGTTCGACGCGGTCGAGCCGGACAACATGGACGGCTATGTGAACCGCACCGGCTTCCCCCTGAAGGCCGCCGACCAGCTCCGCTACAACCGCCTGATCGCCCGCCTGGCCCATGAGCGGGGCATGTCCGTGGGCCTGAAGAACGACATGGACCAGATCCCGGAGCTGGTCGACGACTTCGACTTCGCGGTCAACGAGCAGTGCGCCCAGTACGACGAGTGCGACGACATGACCCCGTTCATCGAGGCCGACAAGGCGGTCTTCCACGTCGAGTACGAGCTGAGGACGAGCGAGTTCTGCCCCGAGGCCCGACGGCTGAAGCTCAGCTCGATGCTGAAGAAGTACGAACTGGGGGTGTGGCGCAAGGCCTGCTGA
- a CDS encoding PspA/IM30 family protein has protein sequence MKRMGMIFRAKANKALDRAEDPRETLDYSYQKQLELLQKVRRGVADVATSRKRLELQLNQLQSQSSKLEDQGRKALALGREDLAREALSRRAALQQQVTDLETQHSTLQGEEEKLTLASQRLQAKVDAFRTKKETIKATYTAAQAQTRIGEAFSGISEEMGDVGLAIQRAEDKTAQLQARAGAIDELLASGALDDPSGMHKDDIQAELDRLSGGTDVELELQRMKAELAGGSSAGQQAIEGGNGQGSAQQSQQQDTPRFEK, from the coding sequence ATGAAGCGTATGGGGATGATCTTCCGCGCGAAGGCGAACAAGGCCCTTGACCGGGCCGAGGACCCGCGCGAGACCCTCGACTACTCGTATCAGAAACAGCTGGAGCTGCTCCAGAAGGTGCGGCGCGGTGTTGCCGATGTGGCCACGTCCCGCAAGCGCCTGGAGCTCCAGCTCAACCAGCTCCAGTCGCAGTCCTCGAAGCTGGAGGACCAGGGTCGCAAGGCGCTCGCGCTGGGCCGTGAGGACCTGGCCCGCGAGGCGCTCTCGCGCCGTGCCGCGCTCCAGCAGCAGGTCACGGATCTTGAGACCCAGCACTCCACGCTCCAGGGCGAGGAGGAGAAGCTGACCCTCGCCTCTCAGCGGCTTCAGGCCAAGGTCGACGCCTTCCGTACGAAGAAGGAGACGATCAAGGCCACGTACACCGCGGCGCAGGCCCAGACCCGGATCGGCGAGGCGTTCTCCGGCATCTCCGAGGAGATGGGCGACGTCGGTCTCGCGATCCAGCGCGCCGAGGACAAGACGGCCCAGCTGCAGGCCCGCGCCGGCGCGATCGACGAGCTGCTGGCCTCCGGCGCCCTCGACGACCCGTCGGGTATGCACAAGGACGACATCCAGGCCGAGCTGGACCGCCTCTCCGGTGGTACGGACGTCGAGCTGGAGCTCCAGCGCATGAAGGCGGAGCTGGCGGGAGGTTCGTCGGCCGGGCAGCAGGCCATCGAGGGCGGCAACGGCCAGGGCTCGGCGCAGCAGTCCCAGCAGCAGGACACCCCGCGCTTCGAGAAGTAG
- the pelF gene encoding GT4 family glycosyltransferase PelF, giving the protein MMRSGRHVTMLTEGTYPHVHGGVSTWCDQLVKGMPEVDFHIVSLTGTGREPVTWELPPNVRRHTSVPTWGPRPGRRHAPHGRALRRFTEAYERLLLAFLDPEAPDAGRDFGEALFELAGIARDGRLSAALRSESALRSLMWIWTTPHLPTAAARPTVHDALTATDLLEHALRPLGTRIPEDSVAHAVSSGLATLPALAAHRLDGVPFLLTEHGIYLRERYLGHRGGDHRWPVKACLLGFYRELNSLGYREADLITPCNQYNSRWEQRGGADPDRIRTVYNGVDPAAFPHAGPEPEVPTLSWCGRVDPIKDLETLLRAYAMVRAELPETRLRLFGPVPPGGEAYATTLEKLAAELGITDGLTFEGRISEVWRAYAAGHVVMLSSISEGFPFSIIEAMSCGRTTVSTDVGGVREAVGDTGLVVPPREPQKMAAAALSLLRDDERRLELGELSRQRVIDRFTLRRSVDAFRTIYLELAGRDEVVYEPTPETVADWTVELRDPWYQAVATDGTDW; this is encoded by the coding sequence ATGATGCGCAGTGGCCGTCATGTCACCATGCTCACCGAAGGCACCTACCCGCACGTCCACGGCGGGGTCAGCACCTGGTGCGACCAGCTCGTCAAGGGCATGCCCGAGGTCGACTTCCACATCGTGTCGCTCACCGGCACCGGCCGTGAGCCGGTGACCTGGGAGCTGCCGCCCAACGTCCGCCGGCACACCTCCGTGCCGACCTGGGGCCCGCGCCCGGGCCGCAGACACGCCCCGCACGGCAGGGCCCTGCGCCGCTTCACCGAGGCGTACGAGCGGCTGCTGCTCGCCTTCCTCGATCCTGAGGCGCCGGACGCGGGACGCGACTTCGGGGAGGCCCTGTTCGAACTGGCCGGGATCGCCCGCGACGGACGGCTGTCGGCGGCGCTGCGCTCCGAGTCGGCGCTGCGCTCACTGATGTGGATCTGGACCACCCCGCATCTGCCGACGGCCGCCGCCCGCCCCACCGTGCACGACGCGCTCACCGCGACCGACCTGCTGGAACACGCCCTGCGGCCGCTCGGCACCCGGATCCCCGAGGACTCCGTCGCCCACGCCGTCAGCAGCGGCCTCGCGACCCTGCCCGCGCTCGCCGCCCACCGGCTCGACGGCGTACCGTTCCTCCTCACCGAGCACGGCATCTATCTCCGCGAGCGCTATCTCGGCCACCGCGGCGGCGACCACCGCTGGCCCGTGAAGGCGTGCCTGCTCGGCTTCTACCGCGAGCTGAACTCCCTCGGCTACCGCGAGGCCGACCTCATCACCCCCTGCAACCAGTACAACAGCCGCTGGGAGCAGCGCGGCGGCGCCGACCCCGACCGGATCCGCACGGTCTACAACGGCGTCGACCCGGCCGCCTTCCCGCACGCGGGCCCCGAGCCCGAGGTGCCCACCCTCAGCTGGTGCGGCCGCGTCGACCCCATCAAGGACCTGGAGACCCTGCTCCGCGCCTACGCCATGGTCCGCGCCGAACTCCCCGAGACCCGACTGCGGTTGTTCGGCCCGGTGCCGCCCGGCGGCGAGGCGTACGCGACGACGCTGGAGAAGCTCGCCGCCGAGCTGGGCATCACGGACGGGCTGACCTTCGAGGGCCGCATCAGCGAGGTGTGGCGCGCGTACGCGGCTGGCCATGTGGTGATGCTGTCGTCGATCTCCGAGGGCTTCCCGTTCTCCATCATCGAGGCCATGTCCTGCGGCCGTACGACCGTGTCGACGGACGTCGGCGGGGTCCGCGAGGCGGTCGGCGACACCGGCCTCGTCGTACCGCCGCGCGAGCCGCAGAAGATGGCGGCCGCCGCGCTGTCCCTGCTGCGCGACGACGAACGACGTCTGGAACTGGGCGAGTTGTCGCGTCAGCGGGTGATCGACCGGTTCACGCTCCGCCGTTCCGTGGACGCCTTCCGCACGATCTATCTGGAGCTGGCGGGCCGCGACGAGGTCGTCTACGAGCCCACTCCGGAGACGGTCGCCGACTGGACCGTCGAGCTGCGCGACCCCTGGTACCAAGCGGTGGCGACGGACGGGACCGACTGGTGA
- a CDS encoding DUF3043 domain-containing protein, giving the protein MPRHPVPLGFVFRSRAKSEKASAADQAPVTDSPQTRHPQAPKGRPTPKRSEAQGQRRSVANTPTTRKEAAKRSRDERRAALEKQRQALAGGDERYLPARDKGPVRRFARDFVDSRFHVAEFFLPLAVVILILSTIRVGALQNIALLLWLVVIILIVVDSIGVGIRLKKQLSTRFPNENKKGVVAYALMRTLQMRRLRLPKPQVKRGERP; this is encoded by the coding sequence ATGCCCCGGCACCCCGTACCCTTGGGTTTTGTGTTCCGTAGCCGTGCCAAGAGCGAGAAGGCCAGCGCCGCCGATCAGGCGCCGGTGACCGACTCCCCGCAGACCCGTCATCCGCAGGCCCCCAAGGGTCGTCCCACTCCCAAGCGGAGTGAGGCCCAAGGGCAGCGCCGTAGCGTCGCCAATACGCCGACGACGCGCAAGGAGGCCGCCAAGCGCTCCCGCGACGAGCGCCGCGCCGCGCTGGAGAAGCAGCGCCAGGCGCTGGCAGGGGGCGACGAGCGGTATCTGCCCGCGCGGGACAAGGGTCCGGTGCGCAGGTTCGCCCGTGACTTCGTGGACTCGCGGTTCCATGTCGCCGAGTTCTTCCTGCCGCTGGCCGTGGTCATCCTCATCCTGAGCACGATCCGCGTGGGCGCGCTGCAGAACATCGCGCTGCTGCTGTGGCTCGTCGTGATCATCCTGATCGTGGTCGACTCGATCGGTGTGGGGATCCGGCTGAAGAAGCAGCTCAGCACGCGCTTCCCGAACGAGAACAAGAAGGGCGTCGTCGCCTACGCCCTGATGCGCACCCTCCAGATGCGTCGCCTCCGGCTGCCGAAGCCGCAGGTCAAGCGCGGAGAGCGGCCCTGA
- a CDS encoding adenosylcobinamide-GDP ribazoletransferase: MSTTPAPRPTLLDGLRFAFGTLTVLPVKVSRWDRAAARVGMLCAPLAGLVVGLVAAALGGALWALGAGAPLAAVASVAVPAVLTRGLHLDGLADTADGLGSGKPAEDALRIMKQSDIGPFGVVTLVLVLLAQVAALTQLYDRSWALGALAAAVSATAARLALTLAARTGVPAARPEGLGAAVAGVVPVRGATVAAVALLLTAAVAGAWFGPYDATGVVVVIGPVDPGPLFAPYDAVRPVLAVLAALVVAELLLRHCVRRFGGVTGDVFGGLAETAATTALVVLTLG, from the coding sequence GTGTCCACGACCCCCGCCCCCCGGCCCACCCTCCTCGACGGCCTCCGCTTCGCCTTCGGCACGCTCACCGTGCTGCCGGTCAAGGTGTCCCGATGGGACCGCGCCGCCGCGCGTGTCGGGATGCTGTGCGCACCCCTCGCCGGGCTGGTCGTCGGCCTGGTCGCCGCCGCGCTCGGCGGTGCGCTGTGGGCCCTGGGCGCGGGCGCGCCGCTCGCCGCCGTGGCCTCCGTCGCCGTACCCGCCGTGCTCACCCGGGGTCTGCATCTGGACGGGCTCGCCGACACCGCCGACGGGCTGGGCAGCGGCAAGCCCGCCGAGGACGCGCTGCGGATCATGAAGCAGTCGGACATCGGGCCGTTCGGTGTCGTCACCCTCGTCCTCGTCCTGCTCGCCCAGGTCGCCGCGCTGACCCAGCTCTACGACCGCTCCTGGGCCCTGGGCGCGCTCGCGGCGGCCGTCTCGGCGACCGCCGCCCGGCTGGCCCTGACCCTCGCCGCGCGCACCGGGGTCCCGGCGGCCCGGCCGGAGGGGCTGGGCGCGGCGGTGGCGGGGGTGGTGCCGGTACGGGGTGCGACGGTCGCCGCGGTCGCGCTCCTGCTGACGGCGGCTGTCGCGGGGGCGTGGTTCGGCCCCTACGACGCCACCGGTGTCGTCGTCGTGATCGGGCCGGTCGATCCGGGGCCGCTCTTCGCGCCGTACGACGCGGTCCGCCCGGTCCTCGCGGTGCTCGCCGCCCTCGTCGTCGCCGAACTCCTGCTGCGCCACTGCGTACGACGCTTCGGCGGAGTGACCGGCGATGTGTTCGGCGGACTGGCGGAGACCGCGGCCACCACGGCGCTGGTCGTCCTCACGCTCGGCTGA
- the cobT gene encoding nicotinate-nucleotide--dimethylbenzimidazole phosphoribosyltransferase, which translates to MSSLNLDDFTDLIERPDGGVRRDAEARRERQIVPPGALGRLDDLGEWLAAAQSSVPVRPITQPRVVLFAGDHGVAELGVSAREAGSAHQLVRAVLDGSSPVSVLARQLDVPVRVVDLALDCDPESLPDAVVRHRVRRGSGRIDVEDALTAEEAEAAFRTGVALADEEADSGTDLVVLGDVSVGGTTAAAVLVAALCGTDASVVTGRGGRAIDDLAWMRKCAAVRDALRRARPVLGDQLQLLATVGGADLAAMTGFLLQSAVRKMPVILDGVVSAACALVAQRVAFRAPDWWLAGQNSGEPAQAKALDRMAIEPLLDHGVKVGEGAGALLALPLVRVAAALSAELPERASEDVVEKEAAAVRSGIEDMDAT; encoded by the coding sequence ATGAGCTCGCTTAATCTCGACGACTTCACCGATCTGATCGAGCGCCCCGACGGCGGGGTGCGCCGCGACGCCGAGGCGCGACGGGAGCGGCAGATCGTGCCGCCCGGGGCGCTGGGCCGCCTCGACGACCTGGGTGAGTGGCTGGCGGCGGCACAGTCGTCCGTGCCGGTGCGGCCGATCACGCAGCCCCGTGTGGTGCTGTTCGCGGGCGACCACGGGGTCGCCGAACTGGGCGTGTCCGCGCGGGAGGCCGGCAGTGCCCACCAGCTGGTGCGGGCGGTGCTCGACGGGAGCAGCCCGGTGTCGGTGCTGGCCCGGCAGTTGGACGTGCCGGTGCGAGTGGTCGACCTGGCGCTGGACTGCGACCCGGAGTCGCTGCCCGACGCGGTCGTGCGGCACCGGGTGCGGCGCGGGTCCGGGCGGATCGACGTCGAGGACGCGCTGACGGCGGAGGAGGCGGAGGCCGCGTTCCGGACGGGGGTCGCGCTCGCGGACGAGGAGGCCGACTCCGGGACCGATCTGGTGGTGCTCGGGGATGTGAGCGTCGGGGGGACCACGGCCGCGGCGGTGCTCGTCGCGGCGCTGTGCGGCACCGACGCGTCCGTCGTCACCGGGCGGGGTGGGCGGGCGATCGACGATCTGGCGTGGATGCGGAAGTGCGCGGCCGTGCGGGACGCCTTGCGGCGGGCTCGGCCGGTGCTCGGGGATCAGCTGCAGCTGCTGGCGACGGTGGGTGGGGCCGATCTGGCGGCCATGACCGGGTTCCTGTTGCAGAGTGCGGTGCGGAAGATGCCGGTGATCCTGGACGGGGTCGTCTCGGCGGCCTGCGCGTTGGTGGCTCAGCGGGTCGCCTTCCGGGCGCCGGACTGGTGGCTGGCGGGGCAGAACAGCGGGGAGCCGGCACAGGCGAAGGCGTTGGACCGGATGGCGATCGAGCCGCTGCTCGACCACGGGGTGAAGGTCGGGGAGGGGGCGGGGGCGTTGTTGGCGTTGCCGTTGGTGCGGGTCGCTGCCGCGTTGTCCGCGGAGTTGCCGGAGCGGGCTTCGGAGGATGTCGTGGAGAAGGAGGCGGCCGCGGTGCGGTCGGGGATCGAGGACATGGACGCGACGTAG
- a CDS encoding class I SAM-dependent methyltransferase: protein MSSTPRPDPVPGQHTPGADPFQEPRRDDCPWCGSRRLRTRLRAPEGARRTPGTFVVDECGDCSHAFQNPRPTADGLLLRHHRYPAEGQVRSHLAGRIGRRRHRAAARAMLPYPEPESWLDVGTGHGYFPEAAREVHPYTAFDGLDFTPRVERARAAGRIEEAHQGTLTDPEIAARLRARYDVVSMFHHLEHTPDPREELRAALGVLRPGGHLLVEVPDPVRPFGPLPGNWWAWAWRAWTWTRYERPRPLHLMPLRNLLAELDSLGCKVLTTRACAPFPPGAHRIVARRVPPAR, encoded by the coding sequence ATGTCCTCCACCCCGCGCCCGGACCCCGTCCCCGGTCAACACACCCCGGGCGCCGACCCCTTCCAGGAGCCGCGCCGGGACGACTGCCCCTGGTGCGGCTCCCGGCGGTTGCGTACCCGGCTGCGCGCGCCGGAGGGTGCGCGGCGCACGCCGGGCACGTTCGTGGTGGACGAGTGCGGGGACTGCTCCCATGCCTTCCAGAACCCCCGGCCCACGGCGGACGGGCTGCTCCTGCGCCACCACAGGTACCCGGCCGAGGGCCAGGTCCGCTCCCATCTCGCCGGCCGGATCGGCCGCCGGCGCCACCGGGCCGCCGCCCGCGCCATGCTGCCGTACCCCGAGCCGGAGAGCTGGCTCGACGTCGGTACCGGCCACGGGTACTTCCCGGAGGCCGCCCGCGAGGTCCACCCGTACACCGCCTTCGACGGCCTCGACTTCACCCCGCGCGTCGAACGGGCCCGGGCGGCCGGGCGGATCGAGGAGGCCCACCAGGGCACCCTCACCGACCCGGAGATCGCCGCCCGGCTGCGCGCCCGCTACGACGTGGTCAGCATGTTCCACCACCTGGAGCACACCCCCGACCCCCGCGAGGAACTCCGTGCCGCCCTCGGCGTGCTGCGCCCCGGCGGCCATCTCCTCGTCGAAGTGCCCGACCCCGTCCGCCCGTTCGGCCCCCTGCCCGGCAACTGGTGGGCCTGGGCCTGGCGGGCCTGGACCTGGACCCGCTACGAACGCCCGCGCCCCCTCCACCTCATGCCCCTGCGCAACCTGCTCGCCGAACTGGACTCCCTCGGCTGCAAGGTCCTCACCACGCGGGCCTGCGCGCCGTTCCCGCCCGGCGCACACCGCATCGTCGCGCGCCGGGTGCCACCGGCCCGATAA